One region of Oceanipulchritudo coccoides genomic DNA includes:
- a CDS encoding nucleoside monophosphate kinase, whose product MSDKALENPKEQAAKRTLDLEIKDAQLIFNSVWSELLEELGEEKLVFPREIFWLNGAPGAGKGTQTQFIMEYCGLTAKPIVISDLLDSPEARRLKDAGMMVGDREVTSLLLKELLAPRNATGVVVDGFPRTKVQVECLKLFYQRLSSLRSKFLGTSMESDFHRPNFHIIVLYVEEAVSVNRQLERGRKVLEHNEQVRSTGSGNLEETRKTDLSVEAARNRYRTFKEITYESLTSLRQIFHYHFINAQRSVEEVQASIVGELKYQSSLELDQVTNDLISRIPVAPDIVIHARQDLVERLEQYTKRHLQLFEQIVLLIDEKFMPIVLRHAVSGRAYINSEDTVFDDSQALAIAIDVFSERGYHAAVDIRQEEVPDRIDLQTGKIFTRRKRVYRFSIHFQGSVIRRGN is encoded by the coding sequence ATGTCAGACAAGGCACTGGAAAACCCGAAAGAGCAGGCAGCAAAGCGTACCCTCGATCTCGAGATCAAGGATGCTCAATTGATATTCAATTCCGTTTGGAGCGAGCTTCTGGAAGAACTTGGCGAGGAAAAGCTGGTTTTTCCGCGCGAGATTTTCTGGCTAAACGGAGCGCCCGGAGCGGGGAAGGGGACCCAGACTCAATTCATCATGGAGTATTGCGGGCTCACTGCAAAGCCCATCGTCATATCCGATTTGCTCGACAGTCCTGAGGCCCGGCGCCTGAAGGACGCCGGCATGATGGTCGGTGACCGGGAAGTGACGTCTCTTCTTCTCAAGGAATTGCTGGCTCCCCGTAATGCGACCGGTGTTGTCGTGGATGGATTTCCGCGGACGAAAGTACAGGTCGAGTGTTTGAAGCTCTTCTACCAGCGGCTGTCATCGCTGCGCTCGAAGTTCCTGGGAACCTCGATGGAATCAGATTTCCACCGCCCGAATTTCCACATCATCGTCCTTTATGTTGAAGAGGCGGTTTCAGTGAATCGCCAATTGGAGCGCGGACGAAAGGTCCTCGAGCACAATGAGCAGGTCAGGTCGACTGGATCAGGAAACCTGGAGGAGACACGGAAGACGGACTTGAGTGTTGAGGCCGCCCGAAATCGTTACCGGACATTCAAGGAGATTACCTACGAGTCACTGACTTCATTGAGGCAGATTTTTCACTACCACTTCATCAATGCGCAGCGTTCTGTTGAAGAGGTTCAGGCGAGTATTGTCGGTGAGTTGAAGTATCAGAGTTCACTTGAGCTTGATCAGGTGACCAATGATTTGATTTCGCGGATTCCTGTTGCGCCGGATATTGTCATCCATGCGCGGCAGGACCTTGTGGAGCGATTGGAGCAGTACACAAAACGGCACCTGCAGCTGTTTGAGCAGATCGTGCTCCTGATCGATGAGAAGTTCATGCCAATTGTCTTGCGGCATGCCGTCTCCGGCCGGGCCTACATCAATTCAGAGGATACTGTGTTTGACGATTCGCAGGCACTAGCGATCGCCATTGATGTCTTTTCCGAGAGGGGATACCATGCGGCAGTGGATATCCGTCAGGAAGAAGTTCCGGACCGTATTGATTTACAGACCGGCAAGATCTTCACGCGCCGCAAAAGAGTCTACCGTTTCAGTATCCATTTTCAGGGATCTGTCATTCGGCGGGGCAACTAA
- a CDS encoding SUMF1/EgtB/PvdO family nonheme iron enzyme: protein MLAEFIQIPKEGETIGPYLLRKHLSSSILGSFFSATHKGIHETVLIHIIPEALLRADSRFHARYKEVVARQKRLSDPAVLAAQEVNRIAGNLVVQYPGGNFRSMNDVVLKRRDPMSAETVQIILHSIGKGLEDAAKIEQMHLFLTPDFLFMNEDGEVRIAGVGLFQCISYTAFERFVSGAVIPIQVDKSKTFEAIEILSPEIRNFKKRDQRSDFYAIGMCAYFMLTGSKPVSRWKLPSKVRKDIDSGWDLFISHCLEPKPSDRFPHYRSFVRDLARIEDLAGDPVSKGEKKRVMRTLDRIPVPQGLERALGMRALFLVRLLMLSFAGILAVGTAALLKHIIDSDFDAPDEVPSIRRVYAPEAANLIFEVSPPNAMVNISGTEKGRFIVHGEDLMLFGRSGNYSVQVSAPKRKPQTLDIELIASEPVRSEFSLSYDFGSVRIEAAIGTDVYVENAPDLSLFLGTITSEEGLEISDRLLKGEHTLIGRHSAYLPFRNPPVELDAETSTITFQQVPRPTELIVISDPDGASVYVGDTMVGLTPLRVEGLEIGVPIDVRVEKEGYRVIDEVIELSKGESRALNAGALVQKIGDLVYTLEFPMENPPPLDEFFLTINDEFYRLTDFFESRFPEGKYTVFLSHPDFFTFEETVDVIDGETTTLTIAPRPRPMRLIPIIEGGFQARFKLAGEEVALTEKGALLVPSFQRVRVSATIRNHHDVSQWFEGRANEVREWRVPLKLLPGPEEGENYSPPYFNVPLVWVKPQPFKMGSPLREARRLPNEDDLTSVTLDYGYWIGATEVTQEVYEHIMGTNPSTFGGDQYPVDSVSWIDATEFCRRLTEFEQQSGRLPEGYVYRLPTEAEWEYAARANTSTPFSFGSSADPSMGNFQGSYSASGEILGKSTEDRYGTLRVGSFQPNSFGLYDVHGNVAEWIIDRFWDRHPGGTVRNPYNAERGRGHPIRGGSWEDSADRVRTAAREGAPERTSRNSIGFRLVIGPEL, encoded by the coding sequence ATGTTGGCAGAATTCATCCAGATCCCCAAGGAAGGCGAGACCATTGGTCCATACCTTTTGAGGAAGCACCTTTCCTCAAGCATTTTAGGCAGCTTCTTCTCCGCGACCCACAAAGGCATTCATGAGACCGTCCTGATCCATATAATCCCGGAAGCCTTGCTCCGGGCAGATTCCCGGTTTCATGCCCGGTACAAGGAAGTGGTCGCCCGGCAAAAGCGGCTTTCAGATCCAGCCGTTCTTGCTGCACAGGAAGTGAATCGCATTGCCGGTAATCTCGTTGTGCAATATCCGGGTGGTAACTTTCGTTCAATGAACGATGTTGTCCTGAAGCGCCGCGATCCGATGTCTGCTGAGACCGTGCAGATAATTCTTCATTCCATCGGAAAAGGCCTTGAGGATGCCGCGAAGATTGAGCAGATGCACCTGTTCCTGACGCCCGATTTCCTCTTCATGAACGAGGATGGAGAAGTGCGCATAGCCGGGGTGGGCCTTTTTCAATGCATCTCCTATACCGCCTTTGAACGCTTTGTCAGCGGTGCGGTAATCCCGATACAGGTTGACAAGAGCAAGACGTTTGAGGCGATCGAAATCCTCAGTCCGGAAATACGCAATTTCAAGAAGCGTGACCAGCGGAGTGACTTCTATGCCATTGGAATGTGTGCCTACTTCATGCTGACCGGATCAAAACCGGTGAGTCGATGGAAGCTTCCCAGCAAAGTGCGCAAGGATATTGATTCCGGATGGGATTTATTTATCAGCCACTGCCTTGAGCCTAAACCGTCTGACCGCTTTCCCCATTACCGCTCATTTGTGCGTGACTTGGCCCGGATCGAGGACCTGGCGGGTGATCCGGTCAGCAAGGGCGAGAAGAAGCGGGTAATGAGGACTCTCGACCGGATTCCGGTCCCGCAAGGATTGGAGCGGGCCCTGGGAATGCGCGCGCTGTTTCTTGTCCGGCTTCTCATGCTCAGCTTTGCGGGGATTCTTGCAGTGGGAACCGCAGCCTTGTTAAAGCATATTATTGACTCGGATTTTGATGCGCCGGACGAGGTGCCTTCAATCCGAAGGGTGTATGCACCGGAGGCGGCCAATCTGATTTTTGAAGTTTCTCCTCCCAATGCCATGGTCAATATCAGCGGGACTGAAAAAGGCCGTTTTATCGTTCACGGAGAGGACCTGATGCTTTTTGGTCGCTCGGGCAACTATTCCGTGCAGGTCAGTGCTCCGAAACGAAAACCCCAGACTCTTGATATTGAGTTAATTGCCTCTGAGCCCGTGCGCAGTGAATTTTCCCTTTCCTATGATTTTGGAAGCGTGCGGATAGAAGCGGCTATTGGGACGGATGTCTATGTTGAGAATGCACCGGATCTTTCCCTTTTTCTAGGGACAATCACCAGCGAGGAGGGTCTGGAAATCAGTGATCGCCTCTTGAAGGGGGAACACACCCTCATCGGGCGGCACAGCGCCTACCTTCCTTTCAGGAACCCACCTGTTGAGCTCGATGCTGAGACATCCACGATAACGTTCCAGCAGGTTCCCCGCCCAACGGAACTGATCGTCATTTCTGATCCGGATGGTGCCTCGGTGTATGTGGGTGACACAATGGTGGGATTGACTCCCTTGCGTGTTGAGGGACTTGAGATCGGTGTGCCGATCGATGTACGGGTGGAAAAAGAAGGCTACCGGGTTATCGACGAAGTCATTGAGTTATCCAAAGGGGAGAGCCGGGCCCTCAATGCCGGCGCACTCGTCCAGAAAATTGGTGACCTTGTTTACACGCTTGAATTTCCAATGGAAAATCCTCCCCCGCTGGACGAGTTTTTCCTGACCATCAATGATGAATTCTATCGGCTGACGGATTTCTTCGAGAGCAGATTTCCAGAGGGAAAATACACGGTCTTCCTGAGCCATCCGGACTTCTTCACCTTTGAGGAAACAGTCGATGTTATCGACGGTGAGACGACCACCTTGACAATTGCCCCGCGTCCGAGACCCATGCGCCTGATCCCGATAATCGAGGGAGGATTCCAGGCACGTTTCAAACTGGCCGGGGAAGAAGTTGCTCTGACGGAGAAAGGAGCCCTTCTTGTTCCCTCGTTCCAGCGCGTTCGAGTGTCTGCCACAATTCGCAACCACCATGACGTCAGCCAGTGGTTTGAGGGACGGGCCAATGAAGTCCGTGAATGGCGGGTCCCCCTAAAGCTTCTTCCCGGACCGGAGGAAGGTGAGAATTATTCTCCCCCTTACTTCAATGTTCCCCTTGTCTGGGTAAAGCCCCAACCCTTCAAGATGGGAAGCCCTCTCAGGGAAGCAAGGCGCCTTCCCAATGAGGATGACCTGACTTCCGTGACCCTTGATTATGGATATTGGATCGGGGCTACTGAGGTCACTCAGGAGGTTTATGAACACATTATGGGTACCAACCCGAGCACCTTCGGAGGCGATCAGTATCCGGTTGATTCTGTCTCTTGGATAGATGCCACTGAATTTTGCCGGCGCTTGACGGAGTTTGAGCAGCAAAGCGGCCGCCTCCCTGAAGGCTATGTTTACCGGCTACCCACCGAGGCTGAGTGGGAGTACGCTGCCCGGGCAAATACCTCGACGCCATTCTCCTTCGGCTCGAGTGCAGATCCAAGCATGGGCAATTTTCAGGGATCTTATTCGGCAAGCGGGGAGATTCTCGGCAAATCCACTGAGGACCGGTATGGCACGCTTCGGGTGGGGTCATTCCAGCCCAATTCATTCGGCCTTTATGATGTTCATGGAAATGTAGCGGAATGGATCATTGATCGTTTTTGGGATCGCCATCCGGGCGGCACTGTCAGGAACCCTTACAACGCCGAGCGTGGGCGAGGGCATCCAATCCGAGGCGGCAGCTGGGAAGACAGTGCGGACCGGGTCCGGACTGCTGCCCGTGAAGGGGCCCCCGAAAGAACTTCCCGTAATTCGATCGGATTCCGGCTGGTGATTGGTCCGGAGCTCTAG
- a CDS encoding mechanosensitive ion channel family protein: MVDKEDMLALIDLQMMMDDPETGSLIRVILLVFIGFALLYLFSFAVSRFLASRQTPHFSQLARKFIFYVGSIIILLSVMLELGFDLRGLLATAGIATVAIGFAAQTSLSNLISGLFLIGEQPFSIGDLVRVNDTLGVVESIDLLSIKLRTLDNLYVRIPNESMIKNQVTTVTKYPIRRMDLDIGVAYREDVGRVMEVLKDLATKNPFVLDDPAPLILFNHFGDSALQFRFGLWFEKSNYLVLRNSIMKDIKERFDEEDIEIPFPHMTLYSGSETSPFPVQVQNTTSKND; the protein is encoded by the coding sequence TTGGTAGATAAGGAAGACATGCTGGCTTTGATTGATTTGCAAATGATGATGGATGATCCGGAGACAGGAAGTCTGATCCGGGTAATCCTTCTGGTGTTTATCGGCTTTGCACTACTCTATCTTTTCTCCTTTGCGGTCAGCCGCTTCCTGGCAAGCCGGCAAACACCCCATTTTTCCCAACTTGCCCGAAAGTTCATCTTCTACGTTGGATCGATCATCATACTTTTGTCGGTGATGCTGGAACTGGGCTTTGACCTGAGGGGCCTGCTCGCCACAGCGGGCATTGCCACCGTTGCCATTGGCTTTGCCGCCCAGACCAGTCTCAGCAATTTAATCAGCGGCCTCTTCCTTATAGGCGAACAACCTTTCAGCATCGGGGACCTTGTACGCGTTAATGACACGCTCGGGGTAGTGGAGTCAATCGACCTCTTGTCCATTAAATTGCGTACGCTGGATAATCTGTACGTACGCATTCCAAATGAGTCGATGATCAAGAACCAAGTGACGACTGTCACCAAATATCCGATACGTCGGATGGATCTGGACATTGGAGTGGCTTATCGGGAGGACGTGGGTAGAGTCATGGAAGTACTCAAGGATCTCGCGACAAAGAACCCCTTTGTTCTTGATGACCCCGCCCCCCTGATTCTCTTTAATCATTTTGGCGACAGCGCCCTGCAATTCCGTTTCGGATTGTGGTTTGAAAAATCAAATTACCTTGTTCTGAGAAACAGCATCATGAAGGATATCAAGGAGCGTTTTGACGAGGAAGACATAGAAATTCCATTCCCGCACATGACCCTCTACAGTGGCAGTGAAACAAGCCCTTTCCCTGTGCAGGTGCAGAACACAACCTCCAAGAACGACTGA
- a CDS encoding DUF432 domain-containing protein gives MRDLRQFWSARRIGENRVSLARLGPLKLWVSRNDQEWAYACEYGDLSDVQDIAQVPFDVIPEGMEWTKTVFASAPREVRFQPTVPDRPLVVKPEHPVVIPVGELGLFFVLMPVFISIRVEDKGKEIELGIVPSRQLSDTWFGHPTVGEFCYSLPFAAERDFSVLNPYPHHVVCPIQIKNRSDESLVFEKLCFRPNYVSLYCGNRHLWSSKVGIKHDGNFKGTNIRYEGLQPEMEDDALKVASAVKQTDKGLHRLTFHSGFKNDFIIGR, from the coding sequence ATGAGGGATCTTCGGCAATTCTGGTCAGCGAGGAGAATCGGTGAAAACCGCGTGAGCCTGGCGCGTCTGGGTCCTCTTAAGTTATGGGTTTCGCGCAACGATCAGGAATGGGCATACGCCTGCGAGTATGGCGACCTGTCCGATGTCCAGGATATTGCCCAGGTCCCTTTTGATGTCATTCCCGAAGGAATGGAATGGACCAAGACCGTATTTGCCTCTGCTCCACGAGAAGTCCGCTTCCAGCCAACCGTCCCGGACCGCCCGCTTGTCGTGAAGCCGGAGCATCCCGTTGTTATCCCTGTTGGTGAGCTTGGCCTCTTTTTCGTGCTGATGCCGGTTTTCATTTCCATCCGGGTCGAGGACAAAGGAAAGGAAATCGAGTTGGGAATAGTGCCATCCCGGCAACTATCCGATACCTGGTTCGGACACCCCACCGTTGGTGAATTCTGTTATTCCCTCCCATTTGCTGCAGAACGGGATTTCTCGGTCCTGAATCCATATCCCCATCATGTTGTTTGCCCGATTCAGATCAAAAACCGTTCGGATGAGAGTCTTGTTTTCGAGAAGCTGTGTTTTCGACCCAATTACGTGTCCTTGTATTGTGGCAACCGTCACCTCTGGAGCTCGAAGGTCGGAATCAAGCATGACGGCAATTTTAAGGGCACCAATATCCGCTATGAGGGGCTTCAACCGGAAATGGAAGACGATGCCCTCAAGGTGGCTTCTGCCGTCAAGCAAACCGATAAGGGCCTTCATCGCCTGACCTTTCATTCAGGATTCAAAAACGATTTCATAATTGGTAGATAA
- a CDS encoding flavoprotein, producing the protein MKDKCIVLGVTGSIAAYKAADLTSLLVQAGAQVRVVMTEAATRIIAPITLQTLSRNPVAVDLWAEEKGWQPGHIDLADSADLLAVVPATAHTIASFSNGLAPNLLCNIYLATRAPVLIAPAMNGKMLTHPATQHNLEVLEKRGHSVMETAEGMLACGYEGQGKLAPVESIFKRIENILSKTK; encoded by the coding sequence GTGAAGGATAAGTGTATCGTCCTCGGGGTTACCGGCTCCATTGCCGCCTACAAGGCTGCCGACCTGACCAGCCTGCTTGTTCAGGCCGGGGCGCAGGTGCGTGTGGTCATGACTGAGGCGGCAACGCGAATCATTGCCCCGATAACGCTGCAGACGCTGAGCCGGAATCCGGTCGCAGTCGACCTCTGGGCCGAGGAGAAGGGCTGGCAACCCGGCCATATTGACCTTGCCGATTCGGCTGACCTGCTGGCCGTGGTGCCAGCGACAGCCCACACGATTGCCTCTTTCTCAAACGGTTTGGCGCCCAATCTTCTCTGCAATATCTATCTGGCAACCCGGGCACCTGTCCTCATTGCCCCGGCGATGAACGGCAAGATGCTGACCCATCCAGCGACCCAGCATAACCTGGAGGTTCTGGAAAAACGGGGCCACTCCGTCATGGAAACAGCGGAGGGCATGCTGGCTTGCGGATATGAAGGGCAGGGCAAGCTCGCCCCCGTGGAGAGTATTTTCAAGCGTATCGAAAATATACTCAGCAAGACGAAATGA
- a CDS encoding RDD family protein, with amino-acid sequence MGLLGGMLDENVTTEEFLLEETRPAGFWIRVAAYFIDFLILLVFGVLALFIKSVPAYILLMIPLIAYKPVLEGILGGTAGKLAIGLRVINAEGQRIGVAGGFVRSGLFILPIIPNMLLQIKMIEQGLSPFDPAAMVEFQQSNELLYYVYYGLSALMIISCVVVAFTAHKRGLHDMVADSYVIYLNKETPGSEG; translated from the coding sequence ATGGGTTTACTGGGCGGCATGTTAGATGAAAATGTAACAACCGAGGAATTCCTGCTTGAAGAAACCCGGCCGGCCGGCTTCTGGATCCGTGTCGCCGCCTATTTTATCGATTTCCTGATTCTACTGGTTTTCGGGGTCTTGGCCCTGTTTATCAAATCCGTACCGGCATATATCCTCTTGATGATCCCCCTGATCGCCTACAAGCCCGTTTTGGAGGGCATTCTTGGCGGGACAGCGGGTAAGCTGGCCATCGGTCTCCGGGTGATCAATGCGGAAGGCCAACGGATCGGGGTTGCCGGAGGATTTGTCCGGTCAGGACTTTTTATCCTGCCGATCATCCCCAACATGCTTTTGCAGATCAAGATGATCGAGCAGGGGCTTTCCCCGTTTGATCCTGCCGCAATGGTTGAGTTCCAGCAATCCAACGAGCTTCTGTACTATGTTTATTACGGCCTGAGCGCCTTGATGATAATCAGTTGCGTGGTCGTGGCCTTCACTGCGCACAAGCGGGGCCTGCATGATATGGTCGCAGATTCGTATGTCATTTACCTCAACAAGGAAACTCCCGGCAGTGAAGGATAA